TTGTTAACACAGACCAAGCATACTTCCCCAACCTTTCCCCCACACACCTGTCTCCAGGTAGTTCTTCCGCCTGAAGTACTGCACCAGCAGGTAGCCAGGTACCATAAAGCTCGCATAACCAGCAGCATTCACCAAAAAGCGGAAGAACCATAGCTGGGTCCACGACTCCGGAGGGGCTTCGGGGttctccccacctgcccccagggAGGGGAGCGCAGCCAGTACCAccactgcccaccacctgcaGGGACCGAGGACGTAAGAATCAGGGTGCAGCTCCTTATCCTCTCGGCCCTCCAGAGGGGACGACACTGGAGAAGGGCCCGGAGTCTCCTCCCCGCCCCTTCAGCGGCAACCCGGCGCGGACAAAGAGCCTCTCTCTCGCCTAGGGGTGCAGGCGCCGGACAGGCAGGGCTCTCTCCATACCCGGGAGCGGACCCGCCCCTCCGGCCACACAGGTTCCTTCTGTTCCCTCCAGTGCCTGCCGGCGGCTCCGGCCAGAGGCGGCATCCCCGACCCCGCCATCCAGGTTCCCGGAGCGCCAGGGTTCCCCGACTTCGCCCGACACTCCTGGAGCCCCCGAGGAGCACGACGCCACGCGGCGCCCCTACAGGCGCTGGCTCCGGGAAGCGCTAGGCCGGCTTCTGGCCGGGCAGCTGGGACCCCACCCGGCCCCCCGCGCGGAGGAGCGGCGGTCACGTGGCGCGGGGCGCAGTCACGTGGGCTCGCCGCTCCCCCCAGCCCCCTACCTGGCGTCCATGGTCCGGGCCGCGTGGGGCGGAGCGGGGCCGGGGAATGCGGGTCCCCGGGCCGCAGGCGCCCTCCGCTCCCACTGTCGCCTCCAGGAGCAGCAGGCGAGCCACGGGCTAGCGGAAGTGCCGCGCTGTTCCCGCCTCCCTCCCGGTGGCCGCCACTCCGCCCCCGGCCGCGACCATGCAGCGTCCCGGGCCGCCGCCGGGCCACAGCGACCCCTCGCGGCCCGGAGGGAGACGCGGCTCGGTGAACGCCAAGCTGCCCCTGCGCGGGGTAGGCGGGGAGCTCCAGGCCCGTGCCGCCCCCTGCTTCGTCATCGCCCTTAACCCTCACCACCGGCCCGGAGGTCGTGGTGACCATTGCCATCCTAGGGGCCGGGACGTTAAGGTTCTGCCTCCTAAGCACATCCATCGTTATGTCACCGTTTTCCCGTTTTCTGGCAGGAAGATGTCCTTCCTTTTGTGACTGGGCCAGCATTTCTGTCCCCCCATCCCTATGAACTTCAAGGCTCTGCACCTGGCCCCCGTCTACCGTGCCCACTCACCCACCCCCTGCAGAGCCCCAGTGGCCTGCTCTCAGTTCCTATAATTCACCAAAGGCCTTCCGCCCGCCCCTTACTCATCCTTCTGAGTAGAGATGACACTCAAGAGGACCCCCGACCACCCAAAGTCCCGCCTTCCCCCACtccactgtcctccctcccaccattcttttccttcctttgcatCCACTGCAACttgtaattacatatttattgggctATTTATGTTTTCATGGCTGTCTCACTAGACTCCAAAGTAGCCAGAAACTGCTGGTTTATTCCCCCATATTCTTCATCCCAGCTTAGGTCTGACTTCATAGTCCCCTCCAACATATgtggaatgagagaaaaaaaaaacatagaaagcCACAGCTCCTTGGTGTCACCCTCCACAGGCTAGCCCTTCTCTCCAGGCTCCTCCAGGGCCGTGGTGAGGCCTTCCACTTGCAtcttcttatttctgtttttctttctccatccctcTGCATTTCTACAGAAAGGGCAAGGGTCTGTGCTGGACAGAGGCCTGAGGACGGTCAGCCTCCCTACCCTCCCTAGCAAGGCCCTGCTCCTCTCAGGTGACaattcccttctctctgcctctaccACAAGGTCACAGGGCAGGCCCGTCTTGAAATCCCCAatgcacacagacagacacattcACAAAACaacggggtgggggggcactTTAAAAAAGTCTCTCTTGTTTTAGTGTTATATTATTGAAATGTCCCCTTCCCCTAAGGCTCAATTCAGGGCCTTCTGAGCGAAGTCTTTAAACAGAGGTGTTTCGGCGTCCTTTCAGCAGTGAGATGGAACCCCTCGGGGCCCTGCTCACTCATAGTTCAGTGTCTCTCCTCACTCAGGACAGTCCATGGCCTCCTACTGGTTGGCAGCTTCAGGCTAACCCCACTTGGGACGAGACGACAGCCTCCATCATCTTCAACAGAGGCGAACAGGCTTCTCCACTCAGGCTATCTGGGGATTTGAGGGGGTCCTTCCATCCACCCGGAAGCTCTTCCTTCCAGACTGGCTCTCTTACTTGCGATCCCTCCTCTCAGCTCAGGGCTGTGCTGGCCCCAGGCTCTGGCCTCAGCAGTCCCCAGGACACCAGAAGGGCACAAAGCCTGGGCCCAAACTGTAGCAGCTGTGGCTCCAGCTTCCAGATGGGAAGAGGGGGAGCGCCTGGAGCCCCAGGGCCTGTCCTGGCTTCAGTCGGCACACAGCAGTGGCTTCCCGGAGATCTTCAGGTCATCAAAGGGCAAAAGGGAAAAGGGCTGAGGAAGAGGATGGAGAATGGAGATCAGGATCCATGGACAAAGGCAGCAGTGGGGAAGGGAGCTGGGAGACCTACTGGGCCCTTTCCTCCCCACCAAGTGATAACTGAAGGACATCAGGGAACAATTCTTCCTACTAGTCTCCAAAAGAGTGGCCCTCAGGACTAGGCAGAGCCCTGAGGCCTTAGGCAAGCCTTCACCCAGAATATCAGATCTTAGAAGGATACAGGAGGTGATCCAGCCCACGGGGCttctttttgtctctgttttggGAGGGGGAAAGGGCATTCACAAAacatattgagtatttttttgttttacattgaacatttaaaaatgggaaagattGTACTGAAAATCTAGGTTTcatctctctttaaaaatttcaagacCTGGAAATACTGGGCCCACCTTCCTCCTCTGCAACTGAAGCTGACAGAGTGACCCTCGGACACAGACTGTCCGGAATCCCGCAGGTCCCACCACCCGGCTGTCTTACACCCAGCCTGCTCTGCTGATCTGCTTTAGCTGCACGGCTCCTGTAGGAGTCCAAGGTTGGGCCCCTGGTCCTGACCAGCTGAGAACATAGGCTGAGAGAGGGGCAGaggcttgcccaaggtcccatGATTGGTGAGTGGCAGAGTCATGGATTTCACCCCAGGATCCTAACTCCTTGGCCCTTTCAGCTACTACGGCGCTTGTCTCTGCTAGGAATGCGGGAGGCCCTGGACAATAGAGCTGAGGGTCTGCCTCTTACATCCTCGGCCAGATCCTGAGGGGTCTCATCCTCCACATTCCGCAGCAGAGAGTCGGCACCTGCCTCGCACAGGGTGGATGAGATGCTGCTGAGGCCCCGGccggccgccaggtgcaggggtGTGCACCCGTTGAGCATGCGGGCATCCACTCGGGCCCCAGCCTGGAGCAGGAACTGCACCAGACCCCGCTCCTGGGTCTCCACCGCCAGATGCAGCGCTGTCTTCCCGCTCGTGCCCTCCTGAATGGGGGAATAAGGATGTCAGCCAAGGCCCTCAAGAGGAATCATGCTAGGCCCGGGGCTCTGGCTAAGGAGGTGAGTGCCACCCCTTATGACCACAGGCCAGGGGACCAGGGGCTGGACCTGGACCAGGCAGCACCGTGATTGGCCACTTCACCTGTGCGTCAATGTCAGCTCCATTCTGAAGCAGCAGCTCCATGAGTGGCCGGTTCCTCTGCAGGGTGGCGATGTGGAGACAGGCCAGACCTGGgatggggtgagggtgagggtgggggctgcACCCACCAGCtcttgctctctccctctcttcaggGACCTCCCTTACCCCTAAGCCCCAAGGGACCCACTGCCAGCCCAGTGCCTCTAATCACAGGACTGTTAAAATACAAGCCCAAAAACCCCCTCAAAAGTCTGGGGGGAAAGGAACTCAAAGTTTCCACCTTTTCAGTCATGTTATTGAAACATTCACGCTTCAGGGGTCAGGTTGCTGAGTGACACCCCCATACACACACCCTCCCTAACACACTCCCctcccacacactcacacacaccctcTCTCTTTCTAAAACTCTACTTGCCTTCAAGCCCCATTCAAAAGCCACTTTCTTCAGAGCTCTCTGGATCTTCAGACCCCCAGACCCTCCCTGGGGTCCACATCCTCCCATGAGCTCCCCTGGCCTTTTTGCTAGCTCCTTTCTGCCCTGGACCACCCTCTGCTTAGAGAACTAGATTCAAATTCTTGTTCAAATTCATCCCTCACTCTTTCAAGTCTTTGTTCAAATGTCTCTACTCCATGAGGGTTTTCCTGAACCCCCCtgtttaaaaatcacatcaaCCCCCCCAGCCCTCCACACTCGTCCCCTCACTTGGTCCTACTGTCCCCACAGCACTGCCTGTTAACCTCCTAGAGAACTCACTTCTTATGTTTACTGTCTGCCTCAGACATTCTCTTTTGCTCACAGATGCAAGTGTGGCTCCTACAATAATGTCCAGCACATAGAAGGCCCTCaagtatatttttgttgaatgaattaatgagttCACCTAATCTCCATTAAACTGAATATCCTGAAGGCAAAGTTTAGCTCTCTGCTTAGGACACAGTAGGTTCTTGATAAATTCTAAATCAAatctgtttatttgttcattcattcgttcattcagcaaAGGTTCTGCATACCTATGTGCTTAGAACTGGAGGTGCATTAATGGACAAGCTCTGACCCTCCCTTCCCTGAGACTGGGGTCCCTgtctcctgtcccctcctcaTCCCATGGGCTGTAAGGCTGCCCACACCTTGCCAGTTTTGCAGCTGGAGGTCCAGGGAGTGAGGtagtcctctgcctggctctggCTGCCCCTCCAGCAGGCAGCGGGCACAGGCCAGGTGCTGGCGCTGGCAGGCCACATGCAGGGCAGTGTCACCGTGCCGGTCCTGTAGCACCCGGCTGGCCCCCTTCAGCACCAGGGCCCGAACTGCGCCCGGCTGGTCCAGATGTACAGCCAGATGGAGTGCTGTCTGCAGGCACAAAGAGAGAGTCACAGGGCCACTGCAGTATGCTCCCACCTCTGGGAACATGCTAGGGTGGGCACAGGAATTGCCAGGGGCCAGCACCTTCTTTGAGAAAAGCATATAAAGGCTATGGCACTGGTCTTCCAAGGAAACACCACCAAGCCCTTCCTTCTGTTACCCCCTAACCAAGCTCCTGGGACCCCAATTCTGGAGGCAGGGTGAGGGAAGTGGCCCCCTGCTCTTCTTGTAGGTCTCCTTAGCCCCTGGAAAAAGGCCAGAGAGGCAGTAGATTCTAGCTTCGCCCACACTGGGAAGACCTCTGTTATCCCAGGTGATGGGGAGAAGTTGGGCTACAGGAGGAAAGATAGAGGCTCCCAGCAGTCTCCACCTGCCTCACTCCTCCTCGAATGCTCCCGGCAGGTGTCACCTCCTGTACTAAGCTGCTTCGCACAGACATTGGCTCCCATAGCAGCTGGCATATGTGTCCATCCCAACTCTTATTACCATGCTGTGTAATTAGGTGTCGATATGAGTCCCCTAGCCCAGGCTCGAGCACCTTCTGGGCAGAGGCTGTTTCTTACTGATCTCTGTATCCTCAGCTTCTAGCCCAGTGACTGGCTTATGGTTTTCTGAGGGAGCAGCCCAGGGATGCTGTGTGGCTGCTGGGGATGGCTGCCAGGGCAGACATGGGTATCTGGGCTCAGCCCACCCTCACCACCCACCTGGTAAAGGTTGTTCTGAATGTCCAGGACCTCCTGAGGCAGCAAAGCCAGGCAACAGAGCAGCACAGCCGGGGCCTCGTGAATCACTGCCAGGTGGACCAGCCTGCGAGGCAGAGGCAAGGTTTGGGGTCAGGGCCCAGGCCAGAGTGGGTCCTGGGGTTAGAAGAAGCAAATCAACATTGAGATTGCCACCCATGGGGTAGGTGCAGGAAGTGAGAGTTTGGGCCAGGAAGTGAGGGTTGCTGCGGGAAGCCAGGATCCTAGGGGTGGGAGCTCCAAGTTCCCATCTCTGGCCTTCGGGAGGGCCTTGGCTGAGAGACAGTGCAGGCAGGGTGCTGAAGGGACAAGGTCCTTCCTGTCCAGCCTGCCCACACCCCGCTCCCCTCTGGCCCCAGGGCCCCGCCAGACAGCTGCTTCTCAGAGCCAAACTGAAAGCTGCTGGGGGAGCACAGAGGTGGTTTCCAGGGCTGGGCTCCCCACCTTCACCCCCTCCATggggaggacagagagggaaggggggtcACCCCCACTTCCCCTCAGAAACTCCGTGTTACACATTCTAAGAGAGAGAAGACTTTGGAAGCTCTTGGAAGGGGAACAAGGAGGCAGTGCAGCATCCTGTCTTGCTGCCCTTCACAGGGGCGGCCAGAGGACAGCCCTTTAGATGGCACAGGCTGGTTGAGGCCTGACCCCTGGCCCCTCTCCTGTGTGTGCCTGGCGAGGAGGTCTGTGCAGTGCAGAAAATGTGTGTTTGTGGGGGGATAAAGAGCCTTAACCCGAAGGGGGGCAGATGGGAGGGAAGTTCCAGCCCTGGGGTTTCCCCACATCAGGTGGGGAAAATGAAAGCCTGAGGGTCCAGGCCAGGACAGCTGCCTCGGGTCATGGGGGTAGCTTGGCTGAAAGGCCCGtatgggctggggaaggggctgctcaGGCGGGAGGGGGGCCGGCTTGGGCGGCAGGCGAGGCCCAGGAGAGagtgatggagggagggagggcgggaggaaCCGCGCTGGAAATCCCCTCGGCCAGGGCCTGCTCTCTGGGTCACATTCCTGCAgccacctccctctctccctcagtctCCCCCCTCCCACTTCCGCTTCCCATTTCCCTACGTCCCACGGCCCAGACACCTCCGGAGGGAAGAACGTGCCCCCTCCTCTCAGGGAACCCCTTGGGGAGTCTTGACATGCCCCCTCCCCAAGGTCTAGACATAACACTTGTCTCTAacttgagatggtaaaagctggGGCTGAGAGGCTAACACAGAAGGGGAGAGGCAGAGGTCTCCACTCCCTGGGTCAAAGGTCAGCCAGAGGTATTCAGCATGGAGTCTGCACGATTTTGGTTGTGTACCTGAGGGCTAGGGATCTAGGTGCAGGGTACAGAAAGGCCTGGGATCACCCACTGGGTCCAGAGACTGTCTTTGTCAAAGGCCACCCAGGATCCTTGCAGCTCCAAAAAAGCAGGTCAGGACAGATACCTCCCGCCTCCTCTATCTCCCCTAGCCCTGCTGATTCCAGCACCCCAGATGTGGGATCCCAGCCCTCCACTCTGTTTCTCACCCCCAAATCCCAGCCACCCTCTTTCCTGTCagcattttcttcttcctgagGGGCAGGCAAATCCTCAACTGGCCAGCGCCTCCCACACAACTGCCTCCTAGCCCAGTCTCCACCAAACTCTACCTGGGCTCGGGGAGGAAGGATAAGGTGAGGAGGTCACACAGGACAGTCAGGGGGACTTGTGGGGCTCAGAAGGTGGAGAGTGTTGGTAAAGCTGACTCTAGCCCTCACTTCCCCTTTCTCAGCAGAGGAGGAAGTAAACTGGGGCAGCCAGCCGCCTGTCTGCTGGGGCAAGAGTGCCCCAGCCTGGCTTACCTCCTCCTCAGGGCCAGCCTCAGCAATGCACCCTGGCAGCGCCCCCAACCCTAGCTCCCTAGGCCTACTGGCAGCCTATAACCAGCCCCTCTTGTTCCTTGAGACAGAGCATTCTGAGGTCAGAGGTTGGGAATCCCAGATATTGAGCAAACAAGGATGCCCTGTCCCCcagcaaggaaaacaaaacaaaacaaaacaaaactgggttTGTCAGGGGAATTTTCTTTCCTAGGGGTGGGTAACTGGTAGATTTCCAAGATGCTAGCTGGAGTTCCAGGTGCCTGGTAAGGGCCCTGCCAAAAGGTGGGGCAGACAGATGATGCCAGGTTTTTGGACTGGGCCAGGCTAGAGCTCAAAAGTGGGTTCAGAGTTAAGTCTGGAAGAGAGAGTGGGGACTGCCCCTTCCAGAGTTGGTGCCTTGAGGGATCCTCACATAGGGGGTCCCGACTTGATGCCGCTCCTGGGGAGGCACCCAGTTAGCatcaggagggaggaaagggtcCTATCTCAGCCTAGCCCCCATACTCACGTGTCTCCATCCTCCGAGATGTAAGTGAGTGCTTCCAGTTGCTGAGGGCTCAGGGCCCCTGCGGCGGGAAGCGGCGAGTCTGGGGTTGGGTCCTTGGTCTTGGGGTCCCCCAGCAAGGGCAGGGTCTCAGTGAGCGATGAGGAGCCGTAGATGGAGTCAGCCCTCTCCCCATCTGTGTCTTCCTTCTCCTGTGGCTCGTTGGCTGTTCCTGAAGGATGGGtccagggctgggggctcccACCGTCTGAAGGCCCAgaagctggggctggggtgggctcGGGCAAGGAGCGCAGAGAACGCAGAGACTCGATGCCCGAGTCATACTGACTCTCATCTGTCTCGTCCGGCCCCTTCCGCGCCTCCGACATCCCCGCGGCGCCGGCCCGCCGGGGCCCGTCCGAGCAGTACCCGACTCCGCGCCGCCTTTCCGGGTTGCAGGTCCCCCTTGCAGAGCGGGTGCTGGGCCTGGACTGGACTCCTTCCTGGGATGCGGGGGCCCGAGGGGTTGGTGAGAAGCTGGGACGACGCTCGGAGCGCTGGCGGGGTTCTCGGCAGCAGCTAACCGGGGCAGCTGGGCAGCCCAGTCTGACGCGCTCGCTCGCCCCGCCCTCAGTCCCCGCCTCCGACGGGCGCTGCGCTTCCGGACCGACGCCCCGCCCTTCGGAATACCCCTTACCCCGCCCTCTGCGTTGGCTCCAAGTCAGGGTTTCCCCGGTCCTGACTCACTCGTGCGTtaattcacccattcattcattcatacaaccACCGAAGCATCCATTcactcactcttttctcctttcttcacaCCATGCATTAATTCCACgcattcttcctttccttccttcacctcctccatttcttcatttccCCCCCGTACATTCTTCATtcgtttttaaatgaatatttctcATCTGCACAAGTTGGGAATCTTGTGTGGAGGACACGTGAGGGGATGGGGAAGCGTTGCTACCTATGTCTTGCCCGTTGCTCTCAATTTCTCTTGCTCTTCCAAGAGAAAGAGGGGACACCCGTGTCTTCAAAGGAAAAGTTCTCCCTTTAGGTCCTGGATAGAGGGTCTCCTGTGTCAACTTCCCAGATCACATAGAATTGGACACAAGGATGTGTTTTTTGAAAGTGGTTTTTCTCAGGAAGATTGTtgtctaaaaaaataatatagcttagtggtagagcataaacttagtatgcacaaggtcctgggttcaatccccattaaaaataataattaaaataataataataaaccattcaaaataataataaacctaattactccccccaaaattaaaaagtgGAGTGGTCATTCCTCACCAGGGATAAAACACTGGCCTTGAGTGTTTGCAACATCTGGTTAGGGAAGTTTAGTTCCTCCtggtggggctgggatggggaggCCCAGACACGCTGGGCTGCACTCTGCTGAGGTTCcctccacagccacagccacaaccccaatgcctccttccctctccttacTTTCCTTGGGCAAACCCCACCCACATGGAGCCCAATAAGTGCTCCATGATTTGTCCCCTACCCCAAGTGCCAGCAGTGCTGTTAGAAGGTCATCTCCAAGAAAATCTCTCCCTTTTCCATCTCTGGCATTGGGAGAAGGAAGCTGGAGTGAGGCATAGACAGCTACTAACTGGCTTCCCTACCCTCCTCCCCCATGCAACCTCATTTTATTGTATAAAGCTTCTCCTATGTgtctgatatttttctctctgctggaAGCAAAACCAAGTATCACAGTAACAGTAATAACCAAcaaccccccttccccctcccctactAAAAATGTCCCATGTTCCAGCCTCCAAAAAGCCCCCTGGCAGTTACAGCACAGAGTGATTGTGCTCTGATAGGAGTGAGAACAGGGAGCTGGAGGAGCACATGGTGGGGCCAACTACCCAGGGGGCCAAGGGGAAGGGGAGGTTCCATTTGAACTGgaaatgggaagagaagagggCTGGGGAGACAAGAAGCACCTAGTCTctgtttggtgggggagggtgagtggagagaggagggtggggagagagatgaCCCACTGCTCTCCACCCCCACTGACAGCCAGAATCTGGAGGAAGCGGTGAGCATGAGGCAGTGAGGAGCCATGAGGGGAAAGCCCAAGGAAACTAAGGCCTCTCCTTTCCTTGGGGTCAGTGTGATTTCTGACATTCTCAACTTCCTCCCAGAGCACGTTCCTCTCTAACCCTCAAAGGCTGGAGCAAAAGTACAGTCTCTGACAACTCCAGACCCTGACCACTTGGGTTCAaaatcatctccattttaaagtTGGGAATCTGGGACCCAGAAAGGTgaactgacttgcccaagatcaaaaACAGTTGGAAAGTGTAGAGCTGTGTTTTCCTGTTCCTAATCCAAAACTTTAAACAAGTTTTCATTGAAACTTTCTTTCAGTTATGAAGGTCGAAGGGGCTGTGGACATCTGAGCCCTTCGCAAGGACACAAGAACTCAGGAGTGTGCAGTGACCAGCTCTCTCAGTCTATACGGAGGCTGATTTTAAGGAAAAACTTGCCTCAATCCAGTCCCGTGTGCAGCTCTAAACCATAACAGGTGCATGGCAGCCCCTTTTCCGGCCACATGAGGACAGCATTGAGTCACTGATTGTCTCCAGCCCCGAGCCTGCACTCGGACAGGAAGCCCTTCTGGGGACATTCTGGAATGGGAAAGAGAGACCCATTGGCAGTGTCATCTGGAAAGATAACCTGGGGACTTTGACTCAGGTCATGGGGTCAGGGTTCTGACTTTGCAACCTCAGTCCCAGTCATCTCCGAGGCTGGGCCCCTCTggtccttttctctgttttctggttCCCTTTGTCATGCTCTGACTCCCCATTTCTGCCCACCTTAGCCAGGCTCCTCTTCAGGAAACAGGCCCAATTGCCATGGTGACCAACTGGTCAGCTGGCTCCTACCACATCCCCCTCTCTTCACCTCTCTTTACCCTGGGCTTCTAAGGAAGAGTAATGTGTGTGTACAGAGAAAAGGGAGGTGGTCTTTTATCCCCTGGGAACTCTGAGATTGGCCAAAAGAAGTTCGGCTATCTCTCTCACAAAGCCCCCTGAAGTGGAGTCAGGAAGGCAgtggggatggggaagaggaggcagatTAGAACAACTAAATGGGGAATGTGAGATCCTATATTGGTTAGGAAAGGCCAGGGTTAGTCTGCAGTGAGGACTGAACTAGGTGGAATGaagtgaaaccagaggaaaagggTTTGAAGTCAGCCATAAGGCAGGACTTCCCAAAAATCATGGGTGGGAGAGAAACATTGGAATGAGCCACCAAGTGAGATTCTTCCTCTGCTGTGGGATGAAAATGATCCATGCCTTTTGGGACCATACCCTTCCTCTGTTTGGGCAGGGAGGATGAACACACTGACCCAGGGAGGATCATACAGGCTGGACAGTTCTGAAATGATAGAGGGACTGAGACCCATCTTCACTTTGCCTTGAAAGGGAAGAGTAGAAAATGGAGGCAGAAGCAGgagtaggggtgtgtgtgtgtgtgtgtgtgtgtgtgtgtgtgtgtgtgtgtgtgtgtgtgtgtgtgtggagtagAGGCAGAAGATCTTCTGCCCCAGATGAGAGGCAGGACTGTCAGCAGATCAAGTGTGCTTGTCCTCTATTCCCAAAGATCAGATATCCAGGCTTTGCCTCAAGCTGCCTTCCAGCCCTCAAAGATCcccatggacttttgaatgggaAAGATCTGGATTCTTGGACCACCCTGTAAGTACTGGCAGGTGACTTTAAGTCACTCACCCTCCCTCTGCTTTGGTTCTTTGTGCGTAAATGGGGAGAGTCACCATATGTCAAAGACTCTACTGTAGCACACGACACACAGTAGGATTCCACAGTGACAGTGCACATATAGATTGATCAAGCATAGCCTTTAGTCTATTCTATCATAGTGATTGGTTTCCATGTCCTTCTTCCCCATTAGACTTTGTGCTCCTGGAGGAAAGGAAATTGtgttttatatttctgaacagggcacacagtaggtatctAATACCTGTTTATTGAATGGATGCAttcaggaatgaatgaatgaatgaatggcagttTCCTTTCTGCCCCTAGGTGGGGCAGGGAAAAGCACTGTGGGTGGATGGCATGAAGGGACAGGCGACCTGCAGTCACTCAGCCTGGGCTGTGGTCTCTGACTTTGCCTCTTATACCCACAGAAGAAAATCAGAGCCTTAGAGATTGTCCGCTCAACTTTGTCCCTGCATAGATGAGacaactaaagctcagagagggaaaggcaCTTgcgcaaggtcacacagcaaacgACAAAGCCAGAATTAAGCATTTGCACTCAGGATGCCTGATCTCCAGCCTAGGCCAATGTTCACACTTCATTGCTTCTCTGGGACTGTTCTTCTAGGGTAGGAAGATGGTTCGATGAAAGCTGGTTTCAATGTCTCCTCTTCTGTCCTCTGTTAGAACTTTCTCACATCTAGCTCCAATCCTTTCCATTTCACCCTATTCCATCCCTGTTCAGCTGCATCTGGCCTCTGAAGTCTGGTTCCTGCCTTAACCCTTTACCATCCAACTGGGAATAAGGCTCTTCCCTAGGGATCCAAGACTCAattttctctccccaccctcacccccaggaaCTTCCAGGAACCAAAAATGGGGAGGGATGTTGGTTGAACCGCTGGCGCCCCCTCCACGGAGTATAGACGAAGAGGAGTTTCCGCTTAGATCTTCCTAGGATGGTGGGGATGTGTGAGGTGAGCAGGGCTAGGAGTGGGGAAGGGGTGCAGGGAGCCCCTGTTGCTTTTCCCCTTTGGGGTGGCTGTTAGGTAGGCTTGGGGAAGGCGGAGTTtggggggccgggggcggggctcctgcgcagggaggaagaggggggcGCGCTGGCTCCAGCTCCGCTCAGACAAAAGGCGGCGGCGGGAGCGGGCGGGAGGCGGAGCGGCGCCGCGAGGGCCTCAAGGTGACacccgcccccggccccggcccccccGGCCCGGCCCCCAAGCCCGCCTCCCTATCCCCAGCCCCTAGCCCCTTACCCGGTGCCCTttccaggccccctccccccggcggggggtggggagcagcgagggccccgccccctccctccccttcccctggccccGCGCAGGATGCCCCCGGCCCCTGGCAGCCCCCCGGGAGGCCCTGAGCTCGACGCGCCCCCTCTACGCCATGTCCCCCCCTGGCTCGGCCGAGGGAgagagcggcggcggcggcggcggaggcggtgGCGGCCCCGGGG
This genomic window from Camelus bactrianus isolate YW-2024 breed Bactrian camel chromosome 20, ASM4877302v1, whole genome shotgun sequence contains:
- the NFKBIE gene encoding NF-kappa-B inhibitor epsilon, coding for MSEARKGPDETDESQYDSGIESLRSLRSLPEPTPAPASGPSDGGSPQPWTHPSGTANEPQEKEDTDGERADSIYGSSSLTETLPLLGDPKTKDPTPDSPLPAAGALSPQQLEALTYISEDGDTLVHLAVIHEAPAVLLCCLALLPQEVLDIQNNLYQTALHLAVHLDQPGAVRALVLKGASRVLQDRHGDTALHVACQRQHLACARCLLEGQPEPGRGLPHSLDLQLQNWQGLACLHIATLQRNRPLMELLLQNGADIDAQEGTSGKTALHLAVETQERGLVQFLLQAGARVDARMLNGCTPLHLAAGRGLSSISSTLCEAGADSLLRNVEDETPQDLAEDPFSLLPFDDLKISGKPLLCAD